The DNA region AGCAATTTGAATACTTCGCTCATTGTATTTTTCTGCTTGTTGCGGTGTGTTGTCAAAAGCTTTTGGGTCTTCAAAAGTAATAGGAATACGTTTTTCCGCTCCAGCAATAAAAGGACAACCGCCATCTGCCTGGCTACAGGTCATAATTGCAGCAAAACCTGATTTTGGATTAAAATCATCATCCAAGGTTTTAGAAAAACAAATAACCGGATGTTCGTTCTCAGCATATTTTATACTGTAAACCGGGTTTTTGTCTTCAGAACGTTTAACAACTTCAAAACCGGTATTCTTAAGCGTTTCCGCTGCCATGGGGAACAATGCCGTAGCTTCCGTTCCTCCTG from Zobellia alginiliquefaciens includes:
- a CDS encoding low molecular weight phosphatase family protein: MIPKTVQMRTFEKIENTIASLQTDSISKERQETLQPLIDFIQEKVTANEEIRLNFICTHNSRRSHLSQVWAQAMAYHFNIKNVFCYSGGTEATALFPMAAETLKNTGFEVVKRSEDKNPVYSIKYAENEHPVICFSKTLDDDFNPKSGFAAIMTCSQADGGCPFIAGAEKRIPITFEDPKAFDNTPQQAEKYNERSIQIATELYFVFSKINS